One region of Mucilaginibacter gotjawali genomic DNA includes:
- a CDS encoding carboxylesterase/lipase family protein yields MKSIIAFLTALVFFAPAFAQQNSQVTISNGQLTGIYNPSTGINSYKGIPYALPPVGNLRWKEPQPPANWNGVLKADHFSHMPMQKHIFSDMIFRADTMSEDCLYLNVWAPATPSETKRPVLVYFYGGGFVAGDGSESRYDGESLAQKGIVTVTISYRLGIFGFFAHPELTKESPHNASGNYGLLDQHAALLWVKANIAAFGGDPEKVTIAGESAGSFSVCAQVLSPLSKGLFSGAIGESGGFGKMSTLTNGESSGAAFAKTAGAGSLAELRALTASQLLDLASKPGAWRFPNLIDGYFFTKQPIETLEAGEEMHVPVMVGWNSAEVPYQAFTGGDMPTPENYAKKIKERYGADSTMVLKLFPGNTQDEVIKSATALASDNFIVYGTWKWADMQAKTSGKPVYRYIFSCPRPPEVGKTTENTGKLPAPMVGASHASEIEFALGNLSSNKTYAWTPDDYKVSATMEEYFANFIKTGNPNGKIVPKWKPNSKGSPVYYMNIDVNTQLEPETDADRFLFLDKLNTR; encoded by the coding sequence ATGAAATCAATAATTGCATTCCTCACTGCTCTGGTATTTTTCGCGCCGGCCTTTGCCCAGCAAAATTCGCAGGTTACCATCAGCAATGGGCAACTAACGGGTATTTATAATCCTTCTACCGGTATTAACAGTTACAAAGGCATTCCTTACGCGCTGCCGCCGGTTGGAAACCTGCGCTGGAAAGAACCGCAGCCACCGGCCAATTGGAATGGCGTATTAAAAGCCGATCATTTTAGCCATATGCCAATGCAGAAACACATCTTCAGTGATATGATCTTTCGTGCCGATACCATGAGCGAAGACTGCCTCTACCTGAATGTTTGGGCGCCTGCAACTCCGTCTGAAACCAAGCGGCCGGTATTGGTATATTTTTATGGTGGCGGATTTGTTGCCGGGGATGGCTCCGAATCACGATACGACGGAGAGAGCTTGGCACAAAAAGGAATAGTTACCGTTACCATAAGCTATCGTTTGGGCATTTTTGGATTCTTCGCGCATCCCGAACTTACTAAGGAATCCCCGCACAATGCATCGGGAAACTATGGATTGCTCGACCAGCATGCAGCGCTGCTTTGGGTAAAAGCCAATATTGCCGCATTTGGGGGTGATCCTGAAAAGGTCACTATTGCCGGCGAATCGGCAGGCTCATTTTCGGTTTGTGCCCAGGTGCTCTCACCTTTATCAAAAGGATTGTTTTCCGGAGCAATTGGTGAAAGTGGTGGTTTTGGAAAGATGAGCACTTTAACCAATGGCGAAAGCAGCGGCGCTGCATTTGCTAAAACCGCCGGCGCGGGATCGCTGGCAGAGCTCCGCGCACTGACCGCTTCGCAATTACTCGATTTGGCATCCAAGCCTGGTGCATGGAGATTCCCCAACCTGATTGACGGCTATTTTTTCACTAAACAACCTATTGAAACTTTGGAAGCCGGTGAAGAAATGCACGTACCGGTGATGGTTGGCTGGAATTCTGCAGAAGTGCCGTACCAGGCATTTACCGGTGGTGATATGCCCACACCTGAGAACTATGCGAAAAAGATTAAAGAGCGGTATGGGGCCGATTCCACTATGGTATTAAAACTTTTTCCGGGTAATACCCAGGATGAGGTGATCAAATCAGCTACTGCGCTGGCCAGTGATAATTTTATAGTTTATGGTACCTGGAAATGGGCCGATATGCAAGCTAAAACAAGTGGCAAACCTGTGTACCGTTATATTTTCTCGTGCCCGCGGCCGCCGGAAGTGGGTAAGACTACTGAAAACACAGGGAAGTTGCCTGCGCCTATGGTTGGCGCCTCACATGCTTCCGAAATTGAGTTTGCCCTGGGAAACTTAAGCTCCAATAAAACTTATGCCTGGACCCCGGACGATTATAAAGTTTCGGCAACCATGGAGGAATACTTCGCCAATTTTATAAAAACCGGCAACCCTAACGGAAAGATCGTACCGAAATGGAAACCAAATAGCAAGGGAAGCCCTGTTTACTATATGAACATAGATGTAAATACTCAGCTTGAACCGGAGACAGATGCCGACCGGTTTTTGTTTCTGGATAAATTAAATACCAGATAA
- a CDS encoding NUDIX hydrolase: protein MSNKPADEINENGTGFIKNVAIDTVIFGFHDNLLRVLLSAYKNTNYFALPGGFIREKENLHDAARRVASERTGLDDIYLEQFYVFGDYSRYDPQPFKVIMEANGNRPSESHWLLQRFISIGYYALVDFTRATPTPAAIFDSCNWYDLNNMPELIQDHSKIITKALEVLRANLDHKVVGYNLLPESFTMGELQKLYETILSKKLLRPAFQRKMLSLCILERVAKKYSGGAHKAPYLYRFVTGE, encoded by the coding sequence ATGAGCAATAAACCGGCTGATGAAATAAATGAGAACGGAACTGGATTTATAAAAAATGTAGCCATTGACACTGTTATATTTGGATTTCATGATAACCTGCTTAGGGTTTTATTATCGGCATATAAAAACACGAACTATTTTGCACTGCCGGGTGGTTTCATCAGAGAAAAGGAAAATCTGCACGATGCTGCACGAAGAGTTGCATCCGAAAGAACGGGCCTTGATGATATTTACCTGGAGCAATTTTATGTGTTTGGTGATTATTCACGTTATGACCCTCAACCATTTAAAGTCATAATGGAAGCAAATGGAAATAGGCCCTCTGAAAGCCATTGGCTTTTGCAAAGGTTTATCTCTATTGGTTATTACGCCCTGGTTGATTTTACCAGGGCCACACCCACGCCGGCTGCAATTTTTGATAGCTGTAATTGGTACGACCTGAACAATATGCCGGAATTGATACAGGATCATTCAAAAATTATTACCAAAGCGCTTGAAGTGCTCAGGGCAAACCTTGATCATAAAGTTGTGGGGTATAATTTGCTGCCGGAAAGTTTTACCATGGGTGAATTGCAGAAATTATACGAAACCATTTTATCAAAAAAACTGCTGCGCCCTGCTTTTCAGCGTAAAATGTTAAGTTTGTGTATATTAGAGCGGGTTGCAAAAAAATATTCAGGCGGGGCTCATAAGGCGCCTTATTTATATAGGTTTGTTACTGGAGAATAA
- a CDS encoding PAS domain S-box protein, protein MVKKVPEGGYKDIFNCSPATILVMDIDAPFYTILDVNEAYLNATNSTREELVGKSVFGAFPANPTDEVSKNIERTIFSFEQAIQTKKSHTMYNYRYDIPIRGTDKFEERWWTTTNTPILDERGDVVYFIHSPANVTELIKLGEREKAGVEALKNQRKQLYSTFMQAPVGIAIFKGPDYVVELINPPLCELYGQTPEGMIGKPVFEVLTHAKGLGFEELLDDVRLTGKPFRGHDLPAPIYRNGKLETVYLDFVYEPFREDDGSISGVIAVATEVTEQVYARQQLEEAEERARLAVDAVGLGTFDLNLLTGEMITSKQFANIFGYDEPVSRHEYVKVFHPADLESRKKAHEAALDAGKLLYEARVIWPDKSTHWVKVEGKVYYDTAGKALRILGTLLDITGQKKAKEALAESEQLLRSITSAAPTTLWMSDEYGLITYVNQTWIDWTGMPFEAHIGTKWTGHIVEEDKENAAEKFENALLNRSMYEVEFRINHIDGTTHWCVANGRPQYRRDGSFSGYIGACVDITEQKYMQQQKDDFIGIASHELKTPVTSLKAYTQVLERMLQKKGDVREAEMIGRMDGQLNRLTSLIGDLLDVTKINSGKLQFNNQEFDFNTALEDLLEDLQRTTTKHTIVKKLVPAGLIHGDKERIGQVITNLVTNAIKYSPHSDKIIVYTTINDNELTLCVQDFGIGIAKKNLNKVFEQFYRVSGEMQHTFPGLGLGLYISSEIIKREGGRIWVTSEEGKGSTFCFALPIANRNK, encoded by the coding sequence ATGGTTAAAAAAGTACCTGAAGGCGGATATAAGGATATTTTTAACTGCAGCCCGGCAACCATACTTGTAATGGACATAGATGCTCCATTTTATACCATTCTTGATGTTAATGAGGCTTATCTTAATGCCACAAACAGTACCCGCGAAGAATTGGTTGGTAAATCAGTGTTTGGGGCATTTCCTGCAAATCCAACAGATGAGGTATCCAAAAACATAGAAAGAACCATTTTTTCGTTTGAGCAGGCCATCCAAACCAAAAAATCGCATACCATGTACAATTACAGGTATGATATTCCGATACGGGGAACAGATAAATTTGAAGAGCGCTGGTGGACAACAACCAATACCCCCATATTGGATGAGCGGGGAGACGTAGTTTACTTTATTCACTCACCGGCAAATGTAACCGAACTGATTAAGTTGGGAGAGAGGGAGAAGGCGGGGGTTGAGGCGCTTAAAAATCAACGCAAACAGTTGTATTCAACGTTTATGCAGGCTCCGGTAGGGATAGCAATTTTCAAAGGGCCAGACTACGTTGTTGAACTGATAAACCCGCCGCTATGCGAGCTTTATGGGCAAACGCCGGAAGGGATGATTGGGAAGCCTGTTTTTGAGGTGCTTACCCACGCAAAAGGCTTGGGGTTTGAAGAATTACTTGATGATGTTCGCCTTACCGGCAAACCGTTCAGGGGGCACGACCTGCCGGCGCCAATATACCGAAACGGCAAATTAGAAACTGTTTACCTCGATTTCGTTTATGAGCCATTCAGGGAAGATGACGGTTCTATCAGCGGTGTAATAGCTGTTGCTACAGAAGTTACCGAACAGGTTTATGCCAGGCAACAGTTAGAAGAAGCCGAAGAACGCGCTAGGCTGGCGGTTGACGCGGTTGGCCTGGGAACATTTGACCTGAATCTGTTGACAGGCGAAATGATCACATCCAAACAATTTGCCAATATTTTTGGCTATGACGAACCTGTTTCACGGCATGAATATGTAAAGGTTTTTCATCCGGCTGATTTAGAATCGAGAAAAAAAGCTCATGAGGCCGCGCTGGATGCGGGCAAGCTGCTTTATGAAGCCCGTGTAATATGGCCTGATAAAAGTACCCATTGGGTTAAGGTTGAAGGTAAAGTGTATTATGATACTGCGGGAAAAGCGCTTCGCATTTTAGGCACATTATTAGACATAACCGGGCAAAAAAAGGCGAAGGAGGCATTGGCAGAAAGTGAACAATTGTTAAGAAGCATCACATCAGCAGCACCAACTACCTTATGGATGTCTGATGAGTATGGTTTGATTACCTACGTAAATCAAACCTGGATTGACTGGACGGGTATGCCATTTGAAGCACATATCGGCACAAAGTGGACCGGCCATATCGTTGAAGAAGATAAGGAAAATGCAGCTGAGAAGTTTGAAAACGCACTTTTAAACAGGAGTATGTACGAAGTGGAATTTCGCATTAACCATATTGACGGAACCACGCACTGGTGTGTAGCTAACGGGAGGCCCCAGTACCGGAGGGATGGGAGTTTTTCGGGTTATATAGGCGCTTGTGTGGATATCACCGAGCAAAAATACATGCAACAGCAAAAGGATGATTTTATAGGCATTGCCAGCCATGAATTAAAGACGCCCGTAACAAGCCTGAAAGCGTATACGCAGGTGCTGGAAAGGATGCTGCAAAAAAAAGGCGACGTCAGGGAAGCGGAAATGATAGGCAGAATGGACGGACAACTTAACCGCTTAACCAGCCTGATAGGTGATTTGCTGGATGTAACTAAAATTAACAGCGGCAAGCTCCAGTTTAATAACCAGGAATTTGATTTTAACACGGCCCTGGAAGATCTGCTGGAAGATTTGCAGCGTACCACAACCAAACATACTATTGTTAAAAAACTGGTGCCGGCAGGCCTTATTCATGGCGATAAAGAGCGTATTGGCCAGGTGATTACAAACCTTGTAACCAATGCTATTAAATATTCGCCGCATTCGGATAAGATAATTGTATACACTACTATTAACGATAATGAGCTAACACTTTGTGTACAGGATTTTGGAATAGGGATTGCTAAGAAAAACCTTAATAAGGTTTTTGAACAGTTTTACCGTGTGAGCGGCGAAATGCAACACACTTTTCCGGGTTTAGGCCTGGGTTTATACATTTCTTCGGAAATAATAAAACGGGAAGGCGGAAGAATATGGGTTACCAGCGAGGAAGGGAAAGGATCAACTTTTTGTTTCGCATTGCCAATAGCAAACAGGAACAAATAG
- a CDS encoding response regulator, whose product MTKTKRIMIADDDPGILDAVGLILEFEGYEVHSTLNGSAILSMASEFPDLLLLDIWMSGADGRDICKKLKQDPATCNIPVVLISASKDIERSALDAGADDFLEKPFEMDVLLQKIENQLKKTG is encoded by the coding sequence ATGACAAAGACTAAAAGAATAATGATAGCGGATGACGACCCCGGCATATTGGACGCGGTCGGTCTTATACTGGAATTTGAAGGCTATGAAGTGCATAGTACACTTAACGGCTCGGCAATATTAAGTATGGCTTCTGAATTTCCGGACCTTTTGTTGCTGGATATATGGATGTCCGGCGCGGATGGGAGAGATATTTGCAAAAAGCTTAAACAGGATCCGGCAACTTGCAATATACCGGTCGTATTGATCTCTGCCAGTAAGGATATTGAGCGTTCAGCATTAGATGCCGGTGCCGATGATTTTTTGGAAAAACCATTTGAAATGGATGTTTTATTGCAGAAAATTGAGAACCAATTAAAAAAGACTGGGTAA
- a CDS encoding GNAT family N-acetyltransferase, with amino-acid sequence MGGDEIILETERLIFRQTTIEDLDAYCDMEADPDVRRFVGGKPRSREEAEKRFLPSLQPATNGLHMWAAVLKRGNKYVGRCGIYPHFDGNGEPIPGEASFGVYLAKAWWGMGLATEAGRAFLKYGFEQLNLDRIVTMIQVGNDASVRVVEKIGFELMMIEKGEWRDFYHFAINRHRFDNFTNIVKSL; translated from the coding sequence ATGGGGGGCGATGAAATTATACTTGAAACCGAACGGTTAATATTCCGGCAGACAACGATTGAAGACCTTGACGCTTATTGTGATATGGAAGCTGACCCTGATGTACGCAGGTTTGTTGGCGGCAAGCCGCGCTCGCGGGAAGAAGCGGAGAAACGGTTTTTACCCTCGCTGCAGCCGGCAACAAACGGATTGCATATGTGGGCCGCAGTTTTGAAGCGCGGGAACAAGTACGTCGGTCGCTGTGGGATTTACCCTCATTTTGATGGGAACGGCGAACCCATCCCCGGCGAAGCATCATTTGGCGTTTACCTGGCTAAAGCGTGGTGGGGCATGGGCCTGGCTACCGAGGCGGGCCGCGCATTTTTGAAATATGGCTTTGAACAACTCAATCTCGACCGTATTGTGACCATGATACAAGTAGGCAATGATGCCTCGGTGAGGGTAGTTGAAAAAATTGGATTTGAGCTGATGATGATTGAAAAAGGAGAGTGGCGGGATTTTTATCATTTTGCGATAAACAGGCATAGGTTTGATAACTTTACCAATATTGTCAAATCATTATAG
- a CDS encoding (Fe-S)-binding protein → MNIELFIPCFIDQLFPETAFNTIKVLEKAGCTVKYNPAQTCCGQPAFNAGFWDDAKAVGSKFLNDFSEDSVIVSPSASCTGMVKNYYNDLFTNTAAHNKCRAIQGNIYELSDFLVNILQFDYFGAELDGKAVYHDSCAGLRECKIKDEPRQLLSKVLGLELIDMKDEETCCGFGGTFAVKFDAISTAMAQQKVDNAIAADADYIISTDASCLMHLQSYIDKNELPLKTYHLADVLAKGWGNI, encoded by the coding sequence ATGAATATTGAACTGTTTATTCCGTGTTTTATTGACCAGCTATTTCCGGAAACTGCTTTTAATACGATAAAAGTGCTCGAGAAAGCGGGCTGTACGGTAAAATATAATCCTGCACAAACCTGCTGCGGACAGCCGGCTTTTAACGCAGGTTTCTGGGATGATGCCAAAGCGGTGGGCAGTAAGTTTTTAAATGATTTTTCGGAAGACAGTGTGATCGTTTCTCCATCTGCTTCCTGCACCGGAATGGTGAAAAACTATTATAACGATTTGTTTACCAATACTGCTGCACACAATAAATGCCGGGCCATACAGGGCAATATTTATGAGCTTTCTGATTTTTTGGTGAATATCCTCCAGTTTGATTATTTCGGTGCTGAGCTTGACGGCAAAGCGGTTTATCACGACAGCTGCGCCGGCCTGCGTGAATGCAAGATAAAAGACGAGCCCCGCCAGCTTTTATCAAAAGTACTCGGACTCGAGCTGATCGACATGAAGGACGAAGAAACCTGCTGTGGTTTCGGCGGTACCTTTGCCGTTAAATTCGATGCTATTTCAACAGCTATGGCGCAGCAAAAGGTGGATAATGCTATTGCCGCCGATGCTGATTATATTATATCAACCGATGCATCCTGCCTGATGCACCTGCAAAGCTATATCGATAAAAACGAACTCCCGTTAAAAACCTACCACCTTGCCGATGTATTGGCAAAAGGGTGGGGGAACATATGA
- a CDS encoding ATP-binding protein codes for MEKRTTTDDLIIANLELAFQKKEKGKRAKELIVANKELAFQNKEKGKRAEELIVANKELAFQNKEKDKRAEELIIANKELAFQNKEKGKRAKELVIANKELAYQNKEKGERAKELVIADKELAFQTKEKGKRAEELVIADKELAFQTKEKGKRAEELVIANEELAFQNEEKGKRAEELVIANKELAFQNKEKGQRAKELIIANEELVFQNEEKEKRADELIVANNELAFQNREKERRADELIIANKELAFQNTEKEKLANELVIANKELAYQNKEKEKRADELGIANKELAFQNLEKEMRAEELSIANKELAFQNHEKEKRADELIIANKELAFQNTEKGKRAEELIIANKELAFQNKEKEKIANELIIANDELAFQNNEKEKRANELVIANNELFFQNHEKEKRADELIIANKELAFQNKEKEKRAAELIVANKELDLSIKQLTESEDLVRLIVENVRDYSIIMLDADGIIKNWNKGSERINGYLAGEIIGKHDAVFYTSEENKQKIPELNLKRAQKNGWYRTEGWRVRKDGSQFFADIVFTALHDKNGVLRGYSKISHDITEQKKAESDILKFSEELEQKVIERTAQLELANKELGSFSYSVSHDLRAPIRAINGYAKILEEDYGKKLDPDGAMALNSIIRNSKKMGQLIDDLLAFSKLGRKEVTVSNINMKILVKSIQDELLFDDKDNNIVFNIKTLLPAKGDQSLIKQVWINLITNAIKYSKYKPKTYIEIGAHEKNHQVVYYVKDHGAGFDMKYYDKLFGVFQRLHSQEEFEGTGIGLAIVQKVVSRHKGNVWAESVLNEGATFYFSLPDINS; via the coding sequence ATGGAAAAAAGAACAACTACGGATGACTTAATTATTGCCAATCTTGAACTTGCTTTTCAAAAGAAAGAGAAAGGGAAACGTGCCAAAGAACTGATAGTTGCCAATAAAGAACTTGCTTTTCAGAATAAGGAAAAAGGAAAACGCGCTGAAGAATTAATTGTTGCCAACAAGGAACTTGCTTTTCAGAATAAGGAAAAAGATAAAAGGGCTGAAGAGTTAATTATTGCCAACAAGGAACTTGCTTTTCAAAACAAAGAAAAAGGAAAACGCGCGAAAGAGCTGGTGATTGCCAACAAAGAGCTGGCTTACCAGAATAAAGAGAAAGGAGAGCGCGCTAAAGAACTGGTAATAGCCGATAAGGAGCTGGCTTTTCAAACCAAGGAGAAAGGCAAGCGCGCCGAAGAACTGGTGATAGCCGATAAGGAATTGGCTTTTCAAACCAAGGAGAAAGGCAAGAGGGCCGAAGAGCTGGTGATAGCCAATGAAGAGCTTGCTTTTCAGAATGAAGAAAAAGGCAAACGGGCTGAAGAGCTGGTTATTGCCAATAAGGAACTTGCTTTTCAAAATAAAGAAAAGGGCCAGCGTGCTAAAGAATTGATCATCGCTAACGAAGAACTTGTTTTTCAAAATGAAGAAAAGGAGAAACGTGCGGATGAACTGATTGTTGCTAATAATGAACTGGCTTTTCAAAACAGGGAAAAAGAAAGGCGCGCTGATGAACTGATCATTGCTAACAAAGAGCTTGCCTTTCAGAACACAGAAAAAGAAAAGCTCGCCAATGAACTGGTCATTGCCAATAAGGAGCTGGCCTATCAAAATAAAGAAAAAGAAAAGCGTGCGGATGAACTTGGCATTGCGAATAAGGAACTTGCATTTCAGAACCTGGAAAAAGAAATGAGGGCTGAGGAATTAAGTATTGCCAATAAGGAACTTGCCTTTCAAAATCATGAGAAAGAAAAACGTGCGGACGAACTGATCATCGCTAACAAGGAACTTGCTTTTCAAAACACAGAAAAAGGGAAACGCGCCGAAGAACTGATCATCGCCAATAAGGAGCTGGCGTTTCAAAACAAGGAGAAAGAAAAAATTGCAAATGAGCTGATCATCGCTAATGATGAGCTGGCGTTTCAGAATAACGAGAAAGAAAAACGCGCAAATGAACTCGTTATAGCAAATAACGAACTTTTCTTTCAAAATCATGAGAAAGAGAAAAGGGCCGACGAACTAATTATCGCCAACAAAGAACTTGCTTTTCAAAACAAAGAAAAAGAAAAAAGGGCTGCGGAACTGATTGTTGCAAACAAAGAACTGGATCTAAGCATTAAGCAGCTGACCGAGAGTGAGGACCTGGTGAGGCTGATAGTTGAGAACGTGAGGGACTACTCGATCATTATGCTTGATGCGGATGGAATTATTAAAAATTGGAATAAAGGATCTGAACGGATCAATGGATACCTGGCGGGCGAGATCATAGGAAAACATGACGCCGTTTTTTATACCAGCGAGGAAAATAAGCAAAAGATACCCGAGCTGAATTTAAAACGGGCTCAAAAAAATGGATGGTACCGCACCGAAGGCTGGAGGGTTAGGAAAGACGGATCACAATTTTTTGCTGACATCGTTTTTACGGCCCTGCATGATAAAAACGGGGTTTTGCGGGGTTATTCAAAGATTAGCCACGATATCACAGAGCAAAAAAAGGCCGAAAGTGATATTCTTAAATTCAGTGAAGAACTTGAGCAAAAAGTTATAGAACGTACAGCACAGCTTGAGTTGGCCAATAAAGAACTTGGTTCATTTTCCTATTCTGTATCACACGATTTAAGGGCGCCCATAAGGGCCATTAACGGGTATGCGAAAATACTGGAGGAGGATTACGGCAAAAAGCTCGATCCGGACGGGGCCATGGCGTTAAACTCTATCATCCGTAACTCAAAAAAAATGGGGCAGCTGATTGATGATCTGTTAGCATTTTCAAAATTAGGAAGAAAGGAAGTAACAGTATCAAATATCAATATGAAGATACTCGTTAAATCCATACAGGACGAGTTGTTGTTTGATGACAAGGACAACAATATTGTTTTCAATATAAAAACGCTCCTTCCCGCAAAGGGAGATCAATCGCTGATCAAGCAGGTTTGGATCAACCTGATCACCAACGCCATTAAGTATTCAAAATACAAACCCAAAACCTATATTGAAATAGGGGCCCATGAAAAAAACCATCAGGTTGTTTATTATGTAAAAGACCATGGTGCCGGATTTGACATGAAATACTATGATAAACTTTTTGGCGTTTTCCAGCGCCTTCATTCACAAGAAGAATTTGAAGGCACAGGTATAGGCCTGGCGATTGTTCAAAAAGTAGTTAGCCGGCACAAAGGAAACGTGTGGGCCGAGTCTGTACTAAATGAAGGCGCAACCTTTTATTTCAGCTTACCTGATATTAATTCTTAA
- a CDS encoding response regulator, with amino-acid sequence MPFNEVEILFAEDSSDDAMLTIRALKKSGFANKLHHVINGAEALDFLYRRGIYAERNLNGNPKLILLDLKMPKMSGMEVLEKIKADPVLKGIPVVILTSSKEDPDIQRCYALGANSYIAKPVESENFFNVIKEIGLYWMVLSQLPL; translated from the coding sequence ATGCCTTTTAACGAAGTTGAAATTTTATTTGCCGAAGACAGTTCGGACGACGCGATGCTTACCATACGGGCGCTAAAAAAGAGCGGCTTTGCGAATAAGCTCCATCATGTAATCAATGGCGCCGAGGCGCTTGATTTTCTTTACCGCAGGGGGATTTACGCCGAGCGGAATTTAAATGGAAACCCAAAACTCATCCTCCTTGACCTTAAAATGCCGAAAATGTCAGGAATGGAAGTGCTGGAAAAGATAAAAGCAGACCCGGTACTTAAAGGTATCCCTGTGGTAATTCTTACCTCATCCAAAGAAGACCCGGACATTCAAAGATGTTACGCACTCGGGGCAAACAGCTATATCGCGAAACCCGTTGAAAGTGAAAATTTTTTTAACGTGATTAAAGAGATTGGTTTGTATTGGATGGTTTTGAGCCAATTGCCACTTTAA